From the Anaeromyxobacter dehalogenans 2CP-1 genome, the window TGGAGCCGCTCCACCTGCTGCCCGGTGACCGGCTGCCCCTCGTGCGTCTGCCGGGCGAGCGACTGCGCCACGAGCTGCACGCAGGTGAGCGGGGTGCGCAGCTCGTGCGACGCGACCGCCAGGAAGTCGTCGCGCGACCGCACCGCCTCGCGGGCCTCGGCCAGGTTCCGCCGCGCCTCCTCCCCGCGCCGGCGCTCGGTCAGGTCGCGCGTGATCTTCGCGAACCCGCGGAGCGCGCCGTCCGGGCCGCGGAGCGCGGTGACCACCACGCTCGCGAAGAACCGCGTGCCGTCGCGGCGCACCCGCCAGCCCTCGTCCTCGCTGGAGCCCTGCTCGGCCGCCTCGCGCAGCTCCGCGGCCGGCTTGCCCCGGCGCACGTCCTCGGGCGTGAAGAACACCGCGAAGTGCCGCCCCACGATCTCGTGCGCCGGGTAGCCCTTGATCCGCTCCGCGCCCGGGTTCCACGAGAGCACGTGGCCCGACGGATCCAGCATGAAGATCGCGTACTCCTTCACGCTGTCCACCAGCAGGCGGAGGAGCTGCTCCTGCTCCTGCAGGTGTCCCGGGCCGGCCGGGTGCGGGCGGTGATCGCTGGGGTCGCTCATCGTCTCGAGGCACGAGGTGCACCGCGCCAGCGCGAACGCTCGCGCGCACCCGACGGGGGGAATCTTGCCTCGGCGCGCGGCTGGCGCCGCGGCAGTTCGACGCCCGCCCCAACAGGTCCCGCGGCGTGGGACGCGCGGCGACGTGCGGACGCCCGGCCGGTCCCCCGCGTCGCGATCGCACGACCCGTCCGGCGAAACGCCGCGCCCGATCCGTGGCGCGAACCGGGGCCCCGCGCGCGGGCTACACTCCCGCTCATGGCGGGGACCGAGGGATCGCCGGTGGTGATCGTCGGGGCCGGCGTGGCCGGGCTCTCCTGCGCGAGGGCGCTCGCGGAGGGCGGCCGGCGCGCGCTGGTGCTGGACCGGGCGCACGGTGTGGGCGGCCGCTGCGCCACGCGCGCGCTGGAAGGCCAGCCGGTGGACTACGGCGCGGTGTTCCTGCACGGGCGCGACCCGGCGTTCCTGGCCGCGCTCGACGCGGTGCCCGCGACGCGGCTCGACTGGCCCGCCGACGTGCACGGCAGCGGCCCGCCGTGCCAGCCGGAGGCGTTCTCGCCGGGTGAAGTCCGCCGCGCGTTCGCCGAGGGCGTGAACGCGTTCCCGCGCCACCTGGCGGAGGGGCTGGAGCTGCGCCTGCAGCGCAAGGTGGTCGGGCTCGTGCCCGGCGACGGCACCGTGGCGCTCCGGCTCGACGACGGCTCGTTCCTGGAGGCCGAGACCGCGGTGCTGGCGCTCGCCGCGGAGCAGGCCGACGAGCTGCTCGCCACCGTGCTGCCGGCGCCGCCCGCCGTGGCCGCCGCCCGGGCGCTGCTCGCGACCGCCTCGAGCCACTGCGCGCTCGCGCTGCTCGCCGTGTACGGGCCCGCCGCGCCGCGCCCGCCCTGGCACGTGAGCTACCCGGAGACCTCGCGCATCGTCCAGCTCGTCTCGCACGAGTCGAGCAAGCGCCCCGGCTCGCCGCTGCTCGTGCTCACCTACCAGGCCCACCCGGCCTGGTCGCGCCAGCACCTCGACGATCCGGACTGGCCGCGCCGCGTGCTCGACGAGGCGGCGCGCCTCCTCGGCCCGTGGGCCGCGGACCCGCGCACCGCGCACCCGCACCGCTGGCGCTGGGCCCGCACCGATCTCGCCGCGGAGCTGGCGCGGCCGCTGCTGCTGGCGCTGCCGGGCGGCGCGCGGCTGGGCGTGGCGGGCGATCGCTTCGCCCCGGGCGGCGGCATCGAGGCGGCGTGGCGCTCGGGCCGCGCGCTGGCGGGACGGGTCCTCGCGGGGGAGGGGGCATGACCGGCGGCGGCGACGCGCTGGCGCAGCTCGTGCTGCGCGATCGGGATCACGAGTGCGAGGGCTTCGGGCCGGGCCGCGTCTGCGTCCGCGTCGTCGCGGTGGCGCGCCTCCCGACGCGCGCCGGCCCGTTCCGGATCGTCGCGTTCTGGAACAACCGCGACGCAAAGGAGCACGTGGCGCTGGTGCACGGCGACGTGGTGGGCGCGGCGGACGTGCCGGTGCGCCTCCACTCGGAGTGCCTGACCGGCGACGTGATGGGCTCGCTCCGCTGCGACTGCCGCGACCAGCTCACCGAGGGGCTCGCCGCGATCCAGCGCGAGGGGCGCGGGGTGCTGCTGTACCTGCGGCAGGAGGGGCGCGGGATCGGCCTCATCAACAAGATCCGCGCGTACGCGCTGCAGGAGCAGGGGCTCGACACGGTCGAGGCGAACCTCGCGCTCGGCTTCCGCGACGACGAGCGCGACTACGCCGTGGCGGCCCACATGATCCACGGCCTGGAGCTCCGCTCCATCCGCCTCATCACCAACAACCCGGAGAAGATCCGGCAGCTCACCGCGTACCGGGTCGACGTGAGCGGGCGCATCCCGCACGTGATCCCGCCGGGCGAGCACAACCGCTTCTACCTGGAGACGAAGGCGCGGCGGTCCGGGCACCTGATCGACCTCGCGGCGCTCGAGCCGCGCTCCGAGCAGGCCGACCCGGTGGTGGTCGCGCCGGCGCCCGGCACGCCCGGCGGGGAGTGATCGTCCGGTCCCGTGGCGGCCGACCGCTCCGCCCCGGCACGCGGCCCGCGGGAGGCGGGCGCCGCGCGGGGCGCACGCCGGCGGGTCGCTCGCCGGGGCGTGGCTGCTTACATCGACGGGATGCGTCCCGCCCGCCCGGCCCTCGCGCCGCTCCTGCTGCTGCTCGCCTGCGGCGCCGCCTCCGCCCGACGGCCGGCCCCCGGCTGCACGATGGTGGAGGAGGGCTTCGGCCCGGCGGGCGCGATCCCGATCCGCGTCGAGCGGGTGGCGAGCGGCCTGGAGGTGCCGTGGGGGCTCGCCTTCCTCCCCGGCGGCGACGTGCTGGTGACCGAGCGGCCCGGGCGCGTGCGCCTCATCCGCCACGGTCAGCTCCAGCCGGAGCCGGTGGCCACGGTCGCGATCGCGCCCGGCGGGGAGGGCGGGCTGCTCGGCATCGCGGCCGATCCGCGCTTCGCCGAGAACCGGCGCTTCTACCTGTACGCCACGGTCGAGGCGGGCGGCGCGCCGGTGAACCAGGTGTCGCGCTGGACGCTCTCGGCGGACGGCCGCGCGGCGACGCGCGAGAAGGTGCTCCTCGACGGCATCCCCGCGGCCCGGTACCACGACGGCGGGCGCATCCGCTTCGGGCCCGACGGCATGCTGTACGTCGGCACCGGCGACGGCGGCCACCCCGATCGCGCCCGCGACCCGGCGAGCCCGAGCGGCAAGCTCCTGCGCGTCACGCCCGACGGCGCGCCCGCGCCCGGCAACCCGCGGCCGGACAGCCCGGTGCTCCTCTCCGGCGTCCGCAACCTGGAGGCGTTCGACTGGCTCGACGCCGGCACGCTGATCCTGGCGGACCACGGGCCGAGCGGGGAGCGCTCGCGCACCGGCCAGGACGAGGTGACGGTGGCGCGCGCGGGGGACGACCTGGGCTGGCCGGCGGTGTCCGGGTGCGACGCCGAGCCGGGCACGGTCGCGCCGATCCTCTCGTTCCGCAGGGCCGCGCCGCCGGGCGGCGGGAGCGTGTACCGCGGGTCGGCGGTGCCGCAGTGGAGGGGGAGCTTCCTGTTCGGGACGCTCGGCTCGCGCCACCTGCACCGGGTGGTGCTGGACGGGCGCGGCGGGCTGCGCGCGCACGAGGTCTACCTCGCCGGCGATCCGCCCTCGGGGCTGGGCCGCGTCCGCGAGGTCGTGGAGGGCCCGGACGGCGCGCTCTGGGTCACCACCAGCAACTGCGACGGCCGGGGGACCTGCCCGGCGGAGCGGGACCTGGTGGTGCGGCTGGTGGGCGGTTGATCTTCTCGGCGCGCGCGGCTACATCAGAGGGACCGTGCACGCGCCCGTCCACACCTCCCGGCGCCCCTGCCTCGCCCCGCCCCGGCGGCTCGCGAGCGGGCGCCCGTGCGCCCACGGCACGGCCTTCCTCGGCCAGGGCGCCTCGATCTCCTCGCGCTAGAGCGCAGGACCGAGGCGCGCCCCACCCGCACCGAAGCACCGCAGGACCGCCCGCTCGTCGCGCCGCCGCTCGAGGCCGCGCGCGGGCATTCACCGCTGGACACGCCCGGGCCAGGCCCGGACCGAGCGACTGGAGGAACCATGAGCCGCGACCGCATCTACGTCAGCGAGACCGATCACGAGCGCCTGCGGGCGCTGGTGGAGCAGCACCAGGAGGGCCGCGACGCGGCCGCGGCGGAGCGGCTCGACGCCGAGCTCGACCGCGCCGTGCGCGTGCCGGACGGCCAGGTGCCGCCGGACGTCGTCGCCATGAACTCGCGCGTGGTCTACGAGGACGGCGCGACCGGCCGCCTGCGCGAGGTCACGCTCGTCTACCCGACCGCCGCGGACCTGCGGGAGGGCCGGCTGTCGGTGCTCGCGCCGGTGGGCGCGGCGCTGCTCGGGCTGTCCACCGGCCAGTCCATCTCCTGGACGCTGCCGGACGGGCGCGAGGTCGAGCTGCGCGTGCGCTCGGTGCAGCAGCCCCCGGCCGCCCCGGCCGCGAGCGCGGCGGTGTGAGCCCGCCGCGTCCGCTCAGCCGGCCTGCCCCGGGCCGGCCGGGGGCGGCGCGGCGGCCAGCGCCGGCCCGGGCTCCGGCTCCGTCACCTCGAGGTGGACCTCGTCGAAGCTCGCGGTCGCGCCCAGCGTCAGCGCCGGGAGCATGGTGTTGAGGAGCGCGTACGGGATGATCCCTCCGACCAGCCAGGGCGGGACGCCCTCGAAGCGCTCGATCACGATCTCGGCCAGCACCAGCGAGAACACGAGCGTGGGCACGAGCGCCGTCGCCACCCGCCGCGCCTGGCCCAGGTGCTCGCGGAGCGCGAGCTTCCGGTGCACCGCCACCAGGCCCACGCGCAGCGGGATCATGGCGGCCAGGTAGACGACGCCGGTGGCCAGGGAGGACAGGGTGAGCAGCTCCGGGTGCAGGTGCGCGCCGGCGCTGAAGAAGTAGAACGGCGCGAAGAACGACGCGAACACCTCGACCGCGTGCAGCAGGCGGTCGGACGAGAACGCGGGGAGCCGCTCGCGGAAGCGGCGCGCCGCCACGCCGACCAGGAACGCGCCCACCAGGTAGTACACGCCCAGCTTGCGGGTGGCGAACGCCGCCATCACCGCCAGCATCACCAGGAACGCGAACTCGGAGCGCGGCGCCCAGGGCGCGATCGCCACCGCGAACGCGCGCATCACCAGGGGGATGAGCACCACCACCGCGAGCAGCGCCGCGCTGGCGCCGGCGAAGCGCGCCGCCGAGGTGGACTGGAGCACCGCGAACAGCACCGCCAGCGCGAGCAGCTCGGTGGCGACCGCCTTGGTGCGCGTCCAGAAGCGCTGGTCGGCGTCGAGGCCGAAGGACTGCAGCGAGTCGAGGATGAAGCCGGTCGAGGGCGTCACCAGCGCGAGCGCGACCAGCGTGGCCGGCCGCCAGTCCACGCCGGTGGCTGCGGCGATGGCCCAGGCCACGCCCGCGAGCAGGAGCGCCTGGATGACGAGGTGCTGCGCGACCAGCGCGGCGCCGCGGCGGAGGTCCTTCGCGTCCACGTCCAGCCCGGCGAACAGGAACAGCCCGGTGATGCCCAGCGTGGCGAGCAGCGCCAGGGTGGGATCGCCGGTGAAGAGGCCGGCGCGGGCCGCCGCCAGCCCGAGCAGGAGGCTGGTGATGGCGCCGGGGATCCGGAAGCGCTGCAGCGCCTTGGGGATGACGAACAGCGCGAACAGCAGGGCGATGTAGGCGAGCTCGGAGGACACGGTCCGCAACATCGCAGCAGGCCGCCCGGCGGGCAACCCGCGATCGCGCGACGCCGGGGCGTCAGGCGTGCTCGGTGAGGAGCGCGTCCAGGCGCTGCACGAACTGGCCGCGCGAGATCACCTCGTCCACCCCGGCCGCGCGGGCGGCGCCCGCCAGCTCGACCTCCACGTGGCCGAGGAAGCCGATGATCCGGACCGGCAGCCCGGCCGCGCGGGTGGCCCGCACCTCGTCGAGCACGCCGGGCTCGGAGAGGTCCGCGAGGATCGTGCCCTGGCCCAGGTCGCGCGCGGCCTCGGACAGGCGGCCACCGCGCGGGGCGAAGCGGAGGGCGACGCCGAGCCGCTCGCCGGCGGCGTGGATCTTGGAGCGGAAGACGAGGTCGCGGACGGAGACGAGGAGGGGCATGGGGGCGGATGTACCGGCGCGGGCGCGTCGGCGCCGCGCCCGGCGGGGCGCTGCGCGCTATCGAGGCTTCGGGATCCCGGCCTCGATGCGCGCCGCCTCCTGCGGCGCCAGCAGGCGGGCCAGCTCCAGCTCCAGGTCCACGTCGCGGGAGGGCTTCCCGCGGCCGTGCTCGGTCTGGTCCTCGACCAGCCGGGTCAGCCGCACCTGCACGCCCCCCTCGCCCGGCGAGGCCTCGGCGTGCACGCGGGTCTGGTCCTTCCGCCACCCGGTGTCGAGCTTGCGCCGTCCGGCCTTGTCGATCTCGGTGGGGCGGGCGGGCGTGAACAGGTTCACCACCAGCCCCTGGATCCCCTCGCGCGGATCCTCCTCGTCGGCGAGCGGGAACTCGTTCTGCATGAGCAGCCGGCGCACGTCGCCCCAGATCTCCTCCGCCGGCTGCGGGTACCGGAGCCGGTCGAGCTCGGCCTCCAGGTACCGGGTGCGCGCGCGCTGGGCGGCCACGGAGGCGCAGCCGGACAGCGTGAGGGCGAGCGCGGCGGTGGCGATCCAGGCGGTGCGGTTCATCGGCTCTCCTCGGGTCGAGACGGCCCGAGGACTCTACCTGATGCGGGAGCGGCGCGGTGGCCGCGCGCGCGGTCGCGCCAGGCGCCCAGCAGGACCGGTGCGACGAGCAGCGCGGCGACGATCGCGAGCGACAGGGCGGGCGGGACCTTCACCCAGTCCATCGCCAGCATCTTCACGCCCACGTACACCAGCACCGCCGAGAGCCCGGTCTTCAGCCCGGAGAAGCGCTCCACCATGCCGGCCAGCAGGAAGAACATCGAGCGCAGGCCGAGGATGGCGAAGATGTTCGAGGTGAACACGATGAACGGGTCGAGCGTCACCGCGAAGATCGCGGGGATGGAGTCCACCGCGAAGATGACGTCGGAGATCTCCACCAGCACCAGCGCGAGCAGGAGCGGCGTGGCGACGCGCCGGCCGTTCTCGATCGTGAGGAAGTGGGCCCCGCGCAGCTCGTGGGTGGAGGGGATGACCCGCCGCACCAGCCGCATCAGCCGGCCGCCGGTGGGATCGGGCGCCTCGTTGCGGCCGAGGAACAGCTTCACGCCGGTCGCGACCAGCAGCGCGCCGAACAGGTAGATGGTCCAGTGGAAGCGGGCCAGCAGGGCGGTGCCGGCGAAGATCATCCCGGCGCGCAGGACGAGCGCGGAGAGGATGCCCCAGAACAGCACCCGGTGCTGGTAGAGCGGCGGCACGCCCAGCGCCGAGAAGATGATGACGAAGACGAAGATGTTGTCGACGGCGAGCGACTTCTCGATGAGGTAGCCGGTGAGGAACTCGAGGCCGCGGTCTGCCCCGAACTGCCACCACACCAGCGCGTTGAAGGTGAGCGCCAGCGCCACCCACACCACGCTCCAGCCGAGCGCCTCGCGCACGCGGATGACGTGCGCCTTCCGATGGAACACGCCCAGGTCGAGCGCCAGCATCAGCGCGACGAAGGCGAGGAAGCCGATCCACAGGGCGGGTGAGCCGATCGATTCGACCAAGACGTACCTCCGAGAGCGTTCCCGGCGGATCTACGGTCCCGGCCATCCCTTAGACCATGACAAAATGACGCGTCGGAGCATTCAGAAAACCTGCGTCCGGGTGCGCGCAGACCGGGGCGGGCGCGGCCGCAGGAACGCCAGGTCGCGCGCGATGCGCTATGACGGCAGCATGACCTCGCTCCGCCGTGCCGCCCGCTGGTGCCTCCCCGCCCTCGCGCTCGCCGCTGCGCCGGCCGTGCGCGCCCAGGGCGAGCCGGCCGCCGACGCGCCGTTCCCCCTCACGCTGGACGTGGGCGAGGTGAAGCCGCTCTGTCCGACCGGCACGGTGCAGTGCCCGCCCCGCGCGATCCTCTGCGACGATCCGAAGGTGGCGGTGGGCGCGGACTCGCCGGAGGGCGGCGCGCTGCGCGGCGTCGGCCCGGGCACCACCACCTGCTCGGCCGCGGGCGGCTCGCCGCTCGGCGCGCGCCGCGTGTACCGGGTGACGGTGGTCGCCCCCGGCGACGGCGGCGCGCGCGGCGGCGGCCGCTAGCCCTGCTGCGGGGGCGCGTCCGCACCGTGAGTACTCCAGGCGAGCGGAGCGAGCCCGCCGGGGCGCCGCCGCGTCAGCGGCGAAGTCGCCCGCGGCGGCGCAGGGGACCCGGCGAGCAGGGTGGGGCCCCGCGGAGCTCTGCTCCGTGGGGCGGGGCGCAGCCCCGTCAGGACTTCCCGTGCTCCAGCCATCCGCCGCCGAGGGCGCGGTACAGGCCGATGGAGTTCGAGAAGCGGGTGAGCCGGGTCTGGATGAGCTGCTGCTGCGCGCCGTACAGGTCGCGCTGCGCGGTGAGCACGTTCAGGTAGCTGTCCACGCCCTTGCGGTAGCGCAGCTCGGAGATGTCGTAGCGCCGCTGCTCCGCCTGGACGCGCCGGGTCTGGGCCTCGAGCTGCTCGTCGAGGCGCCCGCGCGCCACCAGCGCGTCGGCCACCTCGCGGAACGCCACCTGGATCGCCTTCTCGTAGCTCGCGATCTCGATCTGCTTGCGGACGTTCGCCGCGTCGAGGTTCGCCTTGTTGCGGCCGCCGGTGAAGATGGGCAGGTCGATGCGCGGCGAGAACGCCCAGGTGCCCGAGCCGGCGGTGAACAGGTTGGACAGCTCGGTCGAGGCGGTGCCCACCGAGGCGGTGAGCGAGATGGAGGGGAAGAACGCCGCGCGCGCCGCGCCGATGCTGGCGTTCGCCGCCTTGAGCTGATGCTCGGCCGAGAGGATGTCGGGACGGCGCTGCAGCAGGTCGGACGGCAGCCCCGCCGGCAGCTCCGCCACGGGAGGCTGCGACTCGAGCGGCGCCGTCGGCAGGTCCTTCGGCAGCGGTCCGCCGGCGAGCAGCACCAGCGCGTTCTCGGCCTGCGCGAGCTGCTGCTGGTAGGCGGACAGGTTCACCCGCGCGGTCTCGACCTGCGCCTCGGCGGTGCGGAAGTCGAGCTCGGAGGTGCGGCCGGCCTCGAAGGTGCGCTTCGCGAGGTCGTACGACTGCTGCACGGTCTGCAGCGTCTGCTCCGCGAGCGCCACCTGCGACTGCAGCGCGCGCGAGGCGAGGTACTGGACCGCCACCTCGGAGACGAGCGCCAGGTGCGCGCTGCGGTGGGCCTCCTCGGTCGAGAGGTACTGCTCGAGCGCCTGGTTCCGCAGGCTGCGGACGCGGCCGAACAGGTCGATCTCGAACGACGTGAGGCCCACGCCGGCCGAGAAGGTGTTCCCGACGGAGGGCTCGCCGGTGAAGCTGAGGTCCTTCGCCGTGCGCGCGCGGCTGCCGCTCCCGGTCGCGCCGACCGTGGGCAGCAGGTACGAGCGCTGGATGCCGTACTGCGCACGGGCCAGCTCCACGTTGAGCGCGGCGACGCGGAGGTCGCGGTTCTCGCGGAGCGCCTGGTCGATCACGGCCTGGAGGCCGGGATCCTGGAACACGTCGCGCCAGCCCAGGTCGGAAGCGGCGGGGCCGGTCGCCGCGCCGGCGCCGGCGGGGAACTCGGCGGCCACGGGCGCGGCGGGGCGCTGGTACCGGGGCGCGAGCGTGCACCCGGAGACGGCGAGGGCGGAGGCGGCGACGAGCGTCGCGAGGCCAGGGCTACGCATGGGCGATCTCCTTCGGCGCGGCCTCGTCCTCGTCGTCGCGCGGTCCGGCCACCAGGTCGGGCGGCGGCGTCTTCCGCTTGCCGGCGATCTTCACGAAGAACACCGGCACGAGCAGGATGGCGAGGAAGGTGGCCGAGACCATGCCGCCGATCACCGCCACGCCGATGGCGTTCTGCCCGGCCGCGCCGGCCCCGTTCGCGATCGCGAGCGGGAGCACGCCGAGGATGAAGGCGAGCGAGGTCATGATGATGGGGCGGAGGCGCATGCGGGCCGCCTCCACGGCGGCGTCGAACAGGCTCATGCCCTGCTCGTACAGGGCCCTCGCGAACTCGACGATGAGGATGGCGTTCTTGGCGGAGAGGCCGATGGTGGTGAGCAGGCCGACCTGAAAGTAGACGCCGGCGTCCATGCTCGCGAGCTCGGTGAACAGCACCGCGCCGAGCACGCCGAGCGGCACCACCAGCATCACCGAGAACGGGATGGACCAGCTCTCGTAGAGCGCCGCCAGCGCGAGGAACACCACCAGCAGCGAGATGGTGTAGAGCGCCGGGGCGTTCGCGCCCGAGAGCCGCTCCTCGTACGAGAGGCCCGACCACTCCAGGCCGATGCCGGCCGGGAGCGCCTTGACGTGCTCCTCCATGGCGGCCATGGCCTCGCCCGAGCTGTGGCCCGGGGACGGCTCGCCCTGGATCACCATGGCCGGGGAGCCGTTGAAGCGCTCGAGCTTGGTGGGGCCGTGCACCCAGGTGCCGGTGGAGAACGCCGAGAACGGGACCATCTGCCCGGCGGCGTTGCGCACGTACCAGCGGTTCAGGTCCTCCGGCTTCATGCGGAACGGCGCGGCGGCCTGCACGTACACGCGCTTGGTGCGCCCCTTGTCCACGAAGTCGTCGACGTAGTTGACGCCCCAGGTGCTGGACAGGGTGGCGTTGATGTCGGAGAGCGAGAGCCCGAGGGCCGCGGCCTTCTGCTGGTCCACGTCGATGCGGTACTGCGGCGTGTCCTCCAGGCCGAGCGGGCGGACCTTGGCGAGGCGCGGATCCTGCGCGGCCATGCCGAGGAGCTGGTTGCGGGCCGCCATGAGCGCCTCGTGGCCGAGGTTGCCGCGGTCCTGGAGCTGCAGCTCGAAGCCGGTGGCGTTGCCGAGCTCGGGCACCGCCGGCGGCACGAACGCGAACGCGAGGCCGTCCTTGATCTGCGAGAACGCCCGCATGGCGCGCCCGGCGATGGCGGGCGCGTGCTGCTCCTTCTTCGGGCGCTCGGACCAGTCCTTCAGGCGCACGAACGCGAGGCCGGCGTTCTGGCCGCGGCCGGAGAAGCTGAAGCCGGTGATGGCCATCACCGCCTCGACGTTGTCCTTCTCGTCCTCGAGGTAGTGCCGCGTCACCTCCTGCATCACCGTGCGGGTCCGGTCCATGGTGGCGCCGGCGGGCAGCTGCACCATGTTGATGATGGAGCCCTGGTCCTCCTCCGGGAGGAAGCCGGTGGGCAGGTGCAGGAACAGCCCGCCCAGCGCCGCGAGCAGCACGGCGTAGACGATCAGGGCGCGACCGGCGCGGCGCAGGATCCAGCCCACCGACTTCTCGTAGATCCCGCTGCCCTGCCCGTAGAGCCGGTTGAACCAGCCGAAGAACCCCTTCTCCGAGGCGTGGTGCCCCTTCTCGACGGGCTTCAGGATCGTGGCGCACAGCGCGGGCGTGAGCGTCAGCGCGACCACCACCGACAGCGCCATGGCCGAGACCACGGTGATGGAGAACTGCCGGTAGATGACGCCCACCGAGCCGCCGAAGAACGCCATGGGGACGAACACCGCGGCGAGCACCAGCGCGATGCCGACGAGCGCGCCGGTGATCTGGCCCATCGACTTGCGGGTGGCCTCGCGCGGCGAGAGCCCCTCCTCGCTCATCACGCGCTCGACGTTCTCGACCACCACGATGGCGTCGTCCACCAGCAGCCCGATGGCGAGCACCAGGCCCAGCATGGTCAGCGTGTTCACGGTGAAGCCGGCCGCCGCCAGCACGCCGAACGTGCCGAGCAGCACCACCGGCACCGCGATGGTCGGGATGAGCGTGGCGCGGAAGTTCTGCAGGAACAGGAACATCACCAGGAACACGAGGATGATGGCCTCGGCGAGGGTCTTCACCACCTCCTCGATCGAGATCCGCACGAACGGCGTGGAATCGACCGGATAGACGACCTTCATCCCCGGCGGGAAGTACTGCGACAGCTCGGTGAGCTTGGCGCGCACCAGGTCGGCGGTCTTCAGCGCGTTCGCGCCCGAGGCGAGCCGGATGCCCATGCCGCCGGCGGGCTTGCCGTTGTAGTAGCTCTCGAGCTCGTAGGTCTCGCCGCCCAGGTTCGCGGTGCCGACGTCGCGCAGCCGCACCTGCGAGCCGTCGGGGTTGACGCGCAGGAGGATGTTCAGGAACTGCTCGGGCGTCTGGAGCCGGGTCTGCGAGGTGACCGTGGCGTTGAGCTGCTGGCCGGGCACGGCCGGGGCCGCGCCGAGGGAGCCGGTGGACACCTGCGCGTTCTGCGCCCGGAGGGCGCCGCTCACGTCGAGCGGGGTGAGCTTGAAGCTGGCGAGCTTGTCGGCGTCGAGCCAGATGCGCATGGCGTACTGGGTGCCGAACGCGGTCACCTCGCCGACGCCGGTCACACGGCTGATCGGGTCGACGATGTTCGAGAACGCGTAGTCGTTCAGGTCGTCGCGCGTCATGCTGCCGTCCTCGGAGATGAGGCCGGCGATGAGCAGGTAGTTGCTGACGGTCTTCAGGACGCGCACGCCCTGCTGCTGCACCTGCTGCGGCAGCAGCGGCATGGCGTTCTGCAGCTTGTTCTGCACCTGCATCTGCGCGATGTCCGGATCGGCCTCGGCCTCGAACGTGAGCGTGACGCTCGCGTTGCCGGAGCTGTCGCTCGCGGCGGACATGTACCGGAGGTGGTCGATGCCGGTCATCTTCTGCTCGATGACCTGGGTGACCGAGTTCTCCAGCGTCTGCGCGTTCGCGCCCGGGTAGGTCGCGTACACCGTGACGACCGGCGGCGCGATGGCGGGGTACTGCGAGACCGGCAGGCCCAGGATGGCGAGCCCACCGGCCAGCATGATCATGATCGAGATCACCCACGCGAAGATGGGCCTATCGATGAAGAACCTGGCCACGACGACTCCTCGACTGAAAAAAGGGAAGGGGTGCGCGGGCGGCCGGCTCGGGTCCGGCCGCGCGCGCGGTCACGCTGTCGGGCGCCTCAGCGGGCCGCGCCCGCCGGGGCCTGCTGGCCCGGGGTCGCGGCGTTCGCCTGCTTCGCGCCGCCGGCCGGGACCGGGTTGACGGGGGCGCCCGGGCGCACCTTCTGGAGGCCCTCGACGATCACCTGCTCGCCGGGCTTCACGCCGGAGGTCACGAGCCACGCGTCGCCGATGACGCGCTCGGTGACCAGGTTGCGCAGCTCGACCTTGCCGCCGGCGACGATCAGCGCCGTGGGCTCGCCCTTGTTGTTGCGGGCGACGGCGCGCTGGGGGACGAGAAGCGCCGCCGGGTTCACGCCCTCGGCCAGGCGCGCCCGCACGTAGGTGCCGGGGAGCAGCTCGGCGCGCGGGTTCGGGAAGATCGCGCGCAGCGCCACCGAGCCAGTGCCGGGATCCACGGTGACGTCGGCGAACTGCAGCGTGCCGGGGAGGCCGTACTCGCGGCCATCCTCGGTGGTGAGCGCGACCTTCGCCTTGCCGGCGCCGGCGGACTGGAGCTTGCCGGCCTCGAGATCGCGCCGCATCCGGAGCAGCTCGGCGCTGGACTGCGTCACGTCCACGTAGACCGGGTCGAGCTGCTGCACGGTCGCGAGCAGCGTGGCCTGCGCGGCCTGGACGTAGGCGCCCTCGGTGACCCCCGAGCGGCCGATCCGGCCGCTCACCGGCGAGGTGACGGTGGTGTAGCCGAGGTTGATGCGGGCGGCGTCCACCGCGGCCTTGCCGGCGGCGACGTCGGCCTCGGCCTTCTTCAGCGCGGCGAC encodes:
- a CDS encoding TerC family protein: MVESIGSPALWIGFLAFVALMLALDLGVFHRKAHVIRVREALGWSVVWVALALTFNALVWWQFGADRGLEFLTGYLIEKSLAVDNIFVFVIIFSALGVPPLYQHRVLFWGILSALVLRAGMIFAGTALLARFHWTIYLFGALLVATGVKLFLGRNEAPDPTGGRLMRLVRRVIPSTHELRGAHFLTIENGRRVATPLLLALVLVEISDVIFAVDSIPAIFAVTLDPFIVFTSNIFAILGLRSMFFLLAGMVERFSGLKTGLSAVLVYVGVKMLAMDWVKVPPALSLAIVAALLVAPVLLGAWRDRARGHRAAPASGRVLGPSRPEESR
- the adeC gene encoding AdeC/AdeK/OprM family multidrug efflux complex outer membrane factor, producing MRSPGLATLVAASALAVSGCTLAPRYQRPAAPVAAEFPAGAGAATGPAASDLGWRDVFQDPGLQAVIDQALRENRDLRVAALNVELARAQYGIQRSYLLPTVGATGSGSRARTAKDLSFTGEPSVGNTFSAGVGLTSFEIDLFGRVRSLRNQALEQYLSTEEAHRSAHLALVSEVAVQYLASRALQSQVALAEQTLQTVQQSYDLAKRTFEAGRTSELDFRTAEAQVETARVNLSAYQQQLAQAENALVLLAGGPLPKDLPTAPLESQPPVAELPAGLPSDLLQRRPDILSAEHQLKAANASIGAARAAFFPSISLTASVGTASTELSNLFTAGSGTWAFSPRIDLPIFTGGRNKANLDAANVRKQIEIASYEKAIQVAFREVADALVARGRLDEQLEAQTRRVQAEQRRYDISELRYRKGVDSYLNVLTAQRDLYGAQQQLIQTRLTRFSNSIGLYRALGGGWLEHGKS
- a CDS encoding efflux RND transporter permease subunit — encoded protein: MARFFIDRPIFAWVISIMIMLAGGLAILGLPVSQYPAIAPPVVTVYATYPGANAQTLENSVTQVIEQKMTGIDHLRYMSAASDSSGNASVTLTFEAEADPDIAQMQVQNKLQNAMPLLPQQVQQQGVRVLKTVSNYLLIAGLISEDGSMTRDDLNDYAFSNIVDPISRVTGVGEVTAFGTQYAMRIWLDADKLASFKLTPLDVSGALRAQNAQVSTGSLGAAPAVPGQQLNATVTSQTRLQTPEQFLNILLRVNPDGSQVRLRDVGTANLGGETYELESYYNGKPAGGMGIRLASGANALKTADLVRAKLTELSQYFPPGMKVVYPVDSTPFVRISIEEVVKTLAEAIILVFLVMFLFLQNFRATLIPTIAVPVVLLGTFGVLAAAGFTVNTLTMLGLVLAIGLLVDDAIVVVENVERVMSEEGLSPREATRKSMGQITGALVGIALVLAAVFVPMAFFGGSVGVIYRQFSITVVSAMALSVVVALTLTPALCATILKPVEKGHHASEKGFFGWFNRLYGQGSGIYEKSVGWILRRAGRALIVYAVLLAALGGLFLHLPTGFLPEEDQGSIINMVQLPAGATMDRTRTVMQEVTRHYLEDEKDNVEAVMAITGFSFSGRGQNAGLAFVRLKDWSERPKKEQHAPAIAGRAMRAFSQIKDGLAFAFVPPAVPELGNATGFELQLQDRGNLGHEALMAARNQLLGMAAQDPRLAKVRPLGLEDTPQYRIDVDQQKAAALGLSLSDINATLSSTWGVNYVDDFVDKGRTKRVYVQAAAPFRMKPEDLNRWYVRNAAGQMVPFSAFSTGTWVHGPTKLERFNGSPAMVIQGEPSPGHSSGEAMAAMEEHVKALPAGIGLEWSGLSYEERLSGANAPALYTISLLVVFLALAALYESWSIPFSVMLVVPLGVLGAVLFTELASMDAGVYFQVGLLTTIGLSAKNAILIVEFARALYEQGMSLFDAAVEAARMRLRPIIMTSLAFILGVLPLAIANGAGAAGQNAIGVAVIGGMVSATFLAILLVPVFFVKIAGKRKTPPPDLVAGPRDDEDEAAPKEIAHA